A DNA window from Rhizobium sp. NLR16a contains the following coding sequences:
- a CDS encoding FdhF/YdeP family oxidoreductase, with the protein MSARSKHPPTIGENTPAAGGWAAARSLGEILLREHVPRSGPSLLSHHNKPDGYMCVSCAWAKPAKPHAMEFCESGAKATAWEVTSRRADRAFFAAHTLHELEQWSDHDLEEQGRLTHPMRWNRSTDKYEPVDWSDAFAEIGEELRSIPPREVDFYTSGRASLETSYMYQLFARIFGSNNLPDSSNMCHESSSVGLPESIGASVGTAILSDFQNCDCIFYMAQNVATSSPRMLHDLQDAVDRGVKIVTFNLLREPGLERFINPQMPSQMLTGRSTPISSEYYQVKNGGDIAALFGVCKALIEADDAMKALGMSKVSGSDALPHKPDNAAAVAFAASIAAADKKHVLDHDFISTHTSGFEEFAEAARRYDWAELESVSGLTREQMIQAARTYAHSEAVLMIYGMGLTQHVMGVENVHMVANLALLRGNIGKPGANICAVRGHSNVQGQRTVGITEKPDLVPLDKLKELYQFEPPQWEGRATVDTCKAIMDGEAKAFVSLGGNFLRAVPETEAMEEAWRKLRLTVQIATKLNRSHVIHGEIAYLLPCLGRIEIDEQASGPQAVSIESSVAHFHGSRGKAKPASQELLSEPAIIAGIAKATLAKGRVPWDEWVGDYSKIRDAIEATYPETFRDFNKRMFQPGGIPRPVPARERKWTTPNQKANFITPPRLFPELDIGPGDTEVLNLATLRSNDQFNTTIYGYSDRYRGVKGSRKVVFMNDEDIDRLGFKEGDFVDLTTAIDVATLRRVAGFKIARHAIPTGCCAAYYPEANPLFPLAHHDAKAKTPSYKMLPVRLSLSALSSRP; encoded by the coding sequence ATGTCAGCGCGATCGAAACATCCGCCAACAATTGGTGAGAACACGCCTGCGGCTGGCGGATGGGCGGCGGCGAGATCTCTTGGAGAAATTCTTCTGCGCGAACACGTCCCCCGATCGGGGCCGTCGCTGCTTTCCCATCACAACAAACCAGACGGCTACATGTGTGTCAGTTGCGCCTGGGCCAAGCCTGCAAAACCGCATGCGATGGAATTTTGCGAAAGCGGCGCAAAGGCGACCGCCTGGGAGGTCACTTCCCGCCGCGCCGACCGCGCCTTCTTCGCCGCCCATACATTGCATGAGCTGGAGCAGTGGAGCGATCACGATCTCGAAGAGCAAGGTCGCCTGACCCATCCGATGCGGTGGAACCGCTCGACCGACAAATACGAACCGGTGGACTGGAGCGATGCATTCGCGGAGATCGGCGAGGAGCTGCGGTCAATTCCTCCGCGTGAGGTCGATTTCTACACCTCTGGGCGCGCATCCCTCGAGACCTCCTACATGTATCAGCTTTTTGCCCGCATCTTCGGCAGCAACAACCTGCCCGACTCTTCCAACATGTGTCACGAAAGCTCCTCGGTCGGTCTGCCGGAAAGCATCGGAGCCTCCGTCGGCACGGCAATCCTGTCCGATTTCCAGAACTGCGATTGCATTTTCTACATGGCACAGAACGTCGCCACCTCTTCTCCGCGGATGCTGCATGACCTTCAGGACGCCGTCGACCGGGGCGTGAAAATCGTCACCTTCAATCTCTTGCGCGAACCGGGTCTCGAACGTTTCATCAACCCGCAAATGCCGAGCCAGATGCTGACCGGCCGGTCGACGCCGATTTCGTCGGAATATTACCAGGTGAAGAACGGAGGCGACATCGCGGCCCTCTTCGGGGTCTGCAAAGCCTTGATCGAAGCCGACGATGCGATGAAGGCACTGGGCATGAGCAAGGTTTCAGGCTCCGATGCCCTGCCCCATAAACCGGATAATGCTGCGGCGGTCGCCTTCGCCGCTTCGATTGCCGCCGCCGACAAAAAGCATGTTCTCGACCACGATTTCATCAGCACGCATACGTCGGGTTTCGAGGAATTCGCCGAAGCGGCCCGCCGATATGACTGGGCCGAGCTGGAGAGTGTTTCCGGCTTGACCCGCGAGCAGATGATTCAGGCAGCCCGCACCTACGCCCATTCGGAGGCGGTGCTGATGATCTACGGCATGGGTCTCACGCAGCATGTGATGGGTGTCGAGAACGTTCATATGGTCGCCAATCTCGCGCTACTGCGCGGCAATATCGGCAAGCCGGGCGCCAATATCTGCGCCGTGCGCGGCCACTCGAACGTGCAGGGCCAGCGCACGGTCGGGATAACGGAAAAGCCGGACCTCGTGCCGCTCGACAAGCTGAAGGAGCTCTACCAGTTCGAGCCGCCACAGTGGGAAGGTCGCGCGACCGTTGACACCTGCAAGGCGATCATGGATGGCGAAGCCAAGGCCTTCGTCAGCCTCGGTGGCAATTTCCTGCGCGCTGTCCCGGAAACGGAAGCGATGGAGGAGGCCTGGCGCAAACTCCGCCTGACGGTACAGATTGCGACGAAGCTCAATCGCAGCCACGTCATCCATGGGGAAATCGCCTATCTCCTTCCCTGTCTCGGCCGCATTGAGATCGATGAACAGGCGAGCGGTCCGCAAGCCGTCTCCATCGAAAGTTCCGTGGCGCATTTCCATGGTTCGCGCGGAAAGGCGAAGCCAGCAAGTCAGGAGCTTCTGTCGGAGCCCGCCATCATCGCCGGAATCGCCAAGGCGACGCTGGCGAAGGGCCGAGTCCCGTGGGACGAATGGGTCGGCGATTATTCGAAGATCCGCGATGCGATCGAAGCGACCTATCCCGAGACGTTCAGGGATTTCAACAAACGCATGTTTCAGCCGGGCGGCATTCCGAGACCGGTGCCGGCCAGGGAGCGCAAATGGACGACGCCCAACCAGAAAGCCAATTTCATCACGCCGCCGCGGCTCTTCCCCGAACTCGACATCGGTCCGGGCGACACTGAGGTTCTCAACCTCGCCACATTACGCTCCAACGACCAGTTCAACACGACCATCTACGGTTACAGCGATCGCTACCGCGGCGTGAAGGGATCGCGAAAGGTGGTCTTCATGAACGATGAGGATATTGACAGACTGGGCTTCAAAGAAGGCGATTTCGTCGATCTGACGACTGCCATCGACGTCGCCACATTGCGCCGAGTCGCCGGCTTCAAGATTGCCAGGCACGCGATTCCAACCGGGTGCTGTGCGGCCTATTACCCTGAGGCGAACCCGCTCTTTCCGCTGGCGCATCACGACGCCAAAGCCAAGACCCCGTCCTACAAGATGTTGCCGGTGCGGCTCAGTCTCTCGGCTCTGTCGTCGCGACCCTAA
- the vapB gene encoding type II toxin-antitoxin system VapB family antitoxin encodes MHTTKVFKNGNSQAVRIPADLAYSQTEMELEIERIGDELRIRPLKPSLEGVLARFARFDDSFMAEGRGDQEQAERDRL; translated from the coding sequence ATGCATACGACAAAAGTATTCAAGAACGGCAACTCTCAAGCCGTGAGAATTCCCGCCGATTTGGCTTACAGCCAGACCGAGATGGAGCTTGAAATCGAGCGCATTGGTGACGAGCTCCGCATCCGCCCGCTAAAACCGTCCCTGGAGGGCGTACTGGCGCGTTTCGCAAGATTTGACGACTCGTTCATGGCGGAGGGGCGCGGTGATCAGGAGCAGGCCGAACGGGATAGGCTGTAA